The following coding sequences lie in one Thermomicrobium sp. 4228-Ro genomic window:
- a CDS encoding multidrug effflux MFS transporter: MGDGDRVTASAGVQPLARRALSTWELTALMGLMMASGAFAIDIMLPALQDIAAAFGVAETRAQLVVNVYFVGFAVGQLFFGPWSDQVGRRLPLLVAAAGYGVAVLGMLAAPTFGLLLALRFVQGAFSSGLRAAGTALVRDSFRGEAMARILSFAFMVLLAAPLFAPSIGVLLLRWSWRAPFGFMALLAVVLFLWLLVRVPETLPPERRTAQSPAHLWTAAEAFWAVKVSVAFTVILGLSYGVLQAYLASASQLVKDSFGLSNRAFAIAFALGGLAQVVGTIVNGTLITRLGLRRVLPAALAILAAATSYLVVASVLSDRFSVFWFGVLLMFFAIALIFPNTNSAALEPLGRIAGFASSLVGFGSTALASLFGTAIGQISEGEPHRFAFGLWLLALGNLVVLAWVWRLGWMRARTAGES; encoded by the coding sequence GTGGGTGACGGAGACCGAGTGACTGCATCGGCTGGGGTGCAGCCGCTCGCACGACGAGCGCTCTCGACCTGGGAGCTGACAGCACTCATGGGCTTGATGATGGCGTCGGGAGCATTCGCCATCGACATCATGCTGCCAGCTCTCCAGGACATCGCCGCGGCATTCGGCGTGGCCGAGACGCGCGCGCAACTCGTCGTCAACGTCTACTTCGTCGGCTTCGCTGTCGGTCAGCTCTTTTTCGGGCCCTGGAGCGACCAGGTCGGTCGGCGGCTGCCGCTCCTGGTCGCAGCCGCCGGGTACGGAGTCGCTGTCCTCGGCATGCTGGCCGCCCCGACGTTCGGCCTCCTGCTCGCGCTCCGCTTCGTGCAAGGAGCGTTCTCGTCCGGGTTACGTGCGGCCGGGACAGCGCTGGTCAGGGATTCGTTTCGGGGCGAGGCGATGGCCCGGATCCTCTCGTTCGCCTTCATGGTGCTCTTGGCCGCCCCGCTCTTTGCGCCCTCGATCGGTGTGCTGCTCCTGCGCTGGAGCTGGCGAGCACCGTTCGGCTTCATGGCACTCCTAGCAGTCGTGCTCTTTCTCTGGCTTCTCGTGCGCGTGCCGGAGACCCTGCCGCCCGAGCGCCGGACGGCCCAAAGCCCAGCTCATCTCTGGACAGCGGCCGAGGCATTCTGGGCAGTCAAGGTGAGCGTGGCGTTCACCGTCATCCTCGGCCTGAGTTACGGCGTGCTACAAGCGTACCTCGCCAGTGCTTCACAGCTGGTGAAGGACTCTTTCGGACTGAGCAACCGGGCGTTCGCGATCGCGTTCGCGCTGGGAGGGCTCGCGCAGGTCGTCGGCACGATCGTCAATGGGACGCTCATTACCCGGCTGGGTTTACGCCGTGTCCTGCCTGCTGCGCTGGCGATCCTCGCCGCTGCGACGAGCTATCTCGTGGTGGCGAGCGTGCTGAGTGACCGGTTTTCGGTCTTCTGGTTCGGCGTATTGCTCATGTTCTTCGCGATCGCGCTGATTTTCCCCAATACGAACAGTGCTGCACTCGAGCCGCTCGGTCGCATCGCAGGTTTCGCCAGCAGTCTCGTCGGGTTCGGCAGCACCGCCCTCGCCAGCTTGTTCGGTACTGCGATCGGGCAGATCAGCGAGGGCGAGCCGCATCGCTTCGCCTTCGGTCTGTGGCTCCTGGCACTCGGCAATCTGGTCGTACTCGCCTGGGTGTGGCGTTTAGGCTGGATGCGCGCGAGAACGGCAGGCGAGTCCTGA
- a CDS encoding LLM class flavin-dependent oxidoreductase, which translates to MAWPRVGIDQPDRSNAVGALAAIRRLEAAGVPAIWTVTGGRTIDALTVYAAAAVQSQRIVLGTGIIPTYPRHPFVTAQQTLAVHQLAPGRVRLGLGPSHRPIIEGSLGIPMEKPLTHLREYVTIVRALLWEGQVDFQGEFFRVRQRLPETAPVPIYTSALRPKAFRLAGEIADGAISWMCPAAYIHERAVPALEEGAQAAGRSRRPRLIVHVPIVMTTDVATMREKARPVVGLYGRMPFYAQMFATAGFPLENGQPSDALLDHLVVWGDADTVGERLAKLLESGIDEILTMLIPANDYQAEEAALASVLAALDERFGRSE; encoded by the coding sequence ATGGCCTGGCCGCGTGTCGGTATCGACCAGCCCGACCGGAGCAACGCTGTCGGTGCGCTCGCTGCCATCCGGCGGCTCGAGGCAGCGGGAGTGCCAGCGATCTGGACCGTGACGGGTGGACGGACGATCGATGCACTGACCGTCTACGCTGCAGCGGCCGTGCAGTCTCAGCGGATCGTCTTGGGAACCGGCATCATTCCGACCTATCCGCGCCATCCCTTCGTGACGGCACAACAGACGCTGGCAGTGCACCAGCTGGCACCCGGGCGGGTCCGCCTCGGGCTCGGTCCGAGCCATCGGCCGATCATCGAGGGTTCGCTCGGCATCCCGATGGAGAAACCCCTCACGCATCTCCGGGAGTACGTGACGATCGTGCGAGCACTTCTCTGGGAGGGCCAGGTCGATTTCCAGGGCGAGTTCTTCCGCGTCCGGCAGCGGCTACCGGAGACAGCGCCGGTACCGATCTACACCTCGGCACTGCGTCCCAAGGCGTTCCGGCTCGCTGGCGAGATCGCCGACGGTGCGATCTCCTGGATGTGCCCAGCGGCGTACATCCACGAGCGAGCGGTTCCCGCCCTCGAAGAAGGTGCGCAGGCCGCTGGTCGCAGTCGCCGGCCACGGCTGATCGTGCACGTCCCGATCGTGATGACGACCGATGTGGCGACGATGCGCGAAAAAGCCCGGCCCGTCGTCGGACTCTACGGCCGCATGCCGTTCTATGCGCAGATGTTCGCGACAGCCGGCTTTCCACTCGAGAACGGGCAGCCGAGCGATGCTTTGCTCGATCACCTCGTCGTGTGGGGTGATGCGGACACGGTCGGCGAGCGACTGGCCAAATTGCTCGAGAGCGGTATCGACGAGATTCTGACGATGCTCATCCCGGCGAACGACTATCAGGCCGAGGAGGCAGCACTGGCGAGCGTTCTGGCGGCGCTCGACGAGCGTTTCGGCCGGAGCGAGTGA
- a CDS encoding WD40/YVTN/BNR-like repeat-containing protein, translating to MTMLYTVTGNDVVRLQETARGWRVEVLLRAVGAQCVAVDPHDGQTLLAGTFDQGLFLSVDGGRTWRRAETLPASRVLSVAISPSWRVDGRGVLFAGCEPSALFWSEDGGRRWHEAVALRALPSAPTWSFPPRPWTSHVRAIALSPDDPGLVLVGIELGGVLRSTDGGLTWVDRRPGCSLDCHALLLHPAAPELVYEAAGGGVAVSHDAGDTWQSADDGLDRRYVWALATPPDDPLTWFVSAAPGPREAHGPGPHREARPNPAGAAQARIFRRYGSEPWRPVEGLPDPLPSMPYALLVPPAEPRTLYAGFRDGTLWRGLDLGASWQPLPVRLDAVLTFAAAPA from the coding sequence ATGACGATGCTGTACACCGTAACCGGGAACGATGTCGTCCGTCTCCAGGAGACGGCCCGGGGATGGCGAGTCGAGGTTCTGCTGCGTGCGGTCGGGGCACAGTGCGTGGCAGTCGATCCGCACGATGGGCAGACGCTGCTCGCCGGTACCTTCGACCAGGGGCTTTTCCTGAGTGTCGATGGTGGCCGAACCTGGCGTCGGGCAGAAACGCTGCCAGCATCGCGCGTCCTCTCCGTCGCGATCAGCCCGTCCTGGCGTGTCGATGGCCGGGGTGTTCTCTTCGCCGGTTGCGAGCCGAGCGCGCTTTTCTGGAGCGAGGACGGTGGTCGACGCTGGCACGAAGCAGTGGCCCTGCGTGCGCTGCCGAGCGCTCCGACCTGGTCGTTCCCGCCGCGCCCTTGGACGTCGCATGTCCGTGCCATCGCGCTGTCCCCGGACGATCCCGGGCTGGTGCTGGTCGGGATCGAGCTGGGTGGTGTCCTGCGCAGCACCGATGGTGGGCTCACCTGGGTCGATCGACGGCCGGGTTGCTCTCTCGACTGTCACGCACTCCTGCTTCATCCTGCGGCACCCGAGCTCGTCTACGAAGCAGCTGGTGGCGGTGTCGCCGTGAGCCACGATGCTGGCGACACGTGGCAGTCGGCGGACGACGGGCTCGATCGCCGATACGTGTGGGCCCTCGCGACACCACCGGACGATCCGCTGACCTGGTTCGTCTCCGCAGCGCCGGGTCCGCGTGAAGCGCATGGCCCCGGTCCGCATCGGGAGGCTCGACCGAACCCGGCCGGTGCGGCGCAGGCACGCATCTTCCGTCGGTACGGAAGCGAGCCCTGGCGTCCGGTCGAAGGGTTGCCCGATCCTTTGCCCTCGATGCCGTACGCCTTGCTCGTCCCGCCCGCTGAGCCGCGTACGCTCTACGCTGGTTTCCGTGACGGAACGCTGTGGCGCGGGCTCGATCTCGGTGCGTCCTGGCAACCGCTTCCGGTCCGCCTCGACGCTGTGCTTACGTTCGCTGCCGCACCGGCCTGA
- a CDS encoding helix-turn-helix transcriptional regulator, whose protein sequence is MPWEEELERHGDQDRVARLVDIVLQLCQYPRQYNRAALAERYGVSERQITKDLQLLRDRLHLPIERDPGGRGYYLTSIPRLPALQLSLSEALALLLAAQAGHVVPGVSTQELHAALARLRAVLPEPFRELLDKVAHVRSPSSLDEQRRKRLRTLLEAMALRHTVEIVYRTASRGGDRARRQFDPYGIVPFGRSWYVIGWCHLRRAIRTFKVDRMEEIHDTRYPFKIRPEFSLRDFLTANWGIFDAPELPAEEVELEFSRTAAPWIAEEEWHPTQEIEPLPDGGIRFRVRVPITPDFVRWVLNYGVEVTVVRPEALREQILAHARGILHKYGARESTQTEAAGAAQ, encoded by the coding sequence ATGCCGTGGGAAGAAGAACTCGAACGTCACGGTGATCAAGACCGCGTTGCGCGCCTCGTCGACATCGTGTTGCAGCTGTGCCAGTACCCGAGGCAGTACAACCGGGCGGCGCTCGCTGAGCGCTACGGCGTGAGCGAACGACAGATCACGAAGGATCTCCAGCTCCTGCGCGACCGCTTGCATCTGCCGATCGAGCGCGATCCGGGCGGACGCGGCTACTATCTGACGAGCATACCGCGGCTCCCGGCGCTGCAGCTTTCCCTGAGCGAAGCACTGGCGCTCCTGCTCGCTGCGCAAGCAGGGCACGTGGTTCCCGGCGTTTCCACACAAGAGTTGCATGCAGCATTGGCCCGGCTTCGTGCCGTCCTCCCCGAGCCGTTCCGCGAACTCCTGGACAAGGTCGCGCACGTCCGCTCTCCCAGCTCGCTCGACGAGCAGCGACGGAAACGCTTGCGCACCCTGCTCGAAGCTATGGCATTGCGGCACACGGTCGAAATCGTCTACCGGACAGCGTCGCGCGGTGGTGACCGCGCCCGACGGCAGTTCGATCCCTACGGTATCGTGCCCTTCGGACGTTCCTGGTACGTCATCGGATGGTGTCATCTCCGCCGGGCGATCCGGACGTTCAAGGTCGACCGAATGGAAGAAATCCACGATACGCGGTACCCGTTCAAGATCCGGCCGGAATTCTCCCTGCGCGACTTCTTGACTGCCAACTGGGGCATCTTCGATGCCCCAGAGTTGCCGGCTGAGGAGGTCGAGCTCGAGTTCTCCCGTACCGCGGCACCGTGGATCGCCGAAGAAGAGTGGCACCCGACGCAGGAGATCGAACCGCTCCCGGATGGGGGGATCCGCTTCCGCGTTCGGGTGCCGATCACGCCGGACTTCGTGCGCTGGGTTCTCAACTACGGCGTGGAGGTCACCGTCGTGCGTCCGGAAGCCTTGCGCGAGCAGATCCTGGCGCACGCACGCGGCATCCTCCACAAGTACGGTGCCAGGGAGAGCACGCAGACAGAAGCTGCTGGCGCTGCGCAGTGA
- a CDS encoding ABC transporter ATP-binding protein codes for MLGTPPPPVWHWRHGEPDERPPLNRAVLRRVVQSAAPYRWSIALMVGAILATSAIDALQPQLLRLLIDRALPAAGRPGSLMLLTVLSLGMILLPLLTGLVGVWQRQLSAQVGEGIIFDLRSALYEHLLRQGFRFFTSVKAGELVSRLTTDVVGAQRTVTNTVTTLVSNVAVVVVSLAIMLTMDWRLTVVAFLVFPLLVLPLRRFGQRLRELTRAQMERNAAMTAQLTETLGVSGALLVKLFGRHRDELARFRERAAAVRDTGVQLAVAGRWLMLLYSLAAAAGTALVLWAGGFLAIRGGLTTGELVAFTLYLARLYGPITALLNTHVDLATSLVSFERVYQLLDRPIEIQERPNAIRLERPRGAIAFEDVWFTYVTERPAGDGLATLVRTEAADSDDRPVRYWALADVSFRVEPGELVALVGPSGAGKTTVTYLLARLFDPTRGRITLDGYDLRDLSLETLARAIGMVTQEPYLFHDTVAANLRYARPDASDAELEAAARAAQIHDRIRELPQGYQTIVGERGYRLSGGEKQRLALARLLLADPPVLVLDEATSALDSESERLVQHALATLMRGRTTLVIAHRLSTILAADRILVLDGGRIVEQGTHGELLAQGGLYARLYRLQFAVGSAA; via the coding sequence ATGCTCGGTACTCCTCCACCACCGGTCTGGCACTGGCGGCACGGCGAGCCGGACGAGCGACCACCGCTGAACCGTGCCGTGCTGCGCCGTGTCGTGCAGTCGGCGGCACCGTATCGGTGGTCGATCGCCCTGATGGTGGGAGCTATCCTCGCGACATCGGCGATCGACGCGCTGCAGCCACAGCTCTTGCGGTTGCTCATCGACCGCGCACTGCCGGCAGCCGGGCGACCGGGCAGCCTCATGCTCCTCACCGTGCTCAGCCTCGGGATGATCCTGTTGCCGCTGCTCACTGGCCTCGTCGGCGTGTGGCAGCGACAGCTGAGTGCCCAAGTCGGCGAAGGGATCATCTTCGACCTGCGGAGTGCGCTCTACGAGCACCTCTTACGGCAGGGGTTCCGCTTCTTCACGAGCGTCAAGGCCGGCGAACTCGTCTCGCGGCTCACCACCGACGTCGTCGGTGCCCAGCGGACCGTCACCAACACAGTGACGACGCTGGTCAGCAACGTGGCGGTCGTCGTGGTCTCGCTGGCGATCATGCTCACGATGGACTGGCGCTTGACAGTGGTGGCGTTTCTCGTCTTCCCGCTGCTGGTCCTCCCGCTCCGCCGGTTCGGACAACGCTTGCGCGAGCTGACGCGGGCACAGATGGAACGAAACGCAGCGATGACGGCACAGCTCACCGAAACGCTCGGGGTCAGCGGTGCCCTGCTGGTCAAACTGTTCGGGCGCCACCGCGATGAGCTCGCTCGCTTCCGCGAGCGGGCAGCTGCGGTACGGGATACCGGTGTCCAGCTCGCTGTCGCTGGGCGCTGGCTCATGCTCCTCTACAGCCTGGCTGCAGCAGCCGGCACAGCGCTCGTCCTGTGGGCTGGCGGTTTCCTCGCGATTCGCGGTGGACTCACGACCGGTGAGCTGGTCGCCTTCACGCTCTACCTGGCTCGCCTCTATGGCCCGATCACCGCGCTCCTCAATACGCACGTCGATCTGGCGACTTCGCTGGTGAGTTTCGAGCGCGTCTACCAGTTGCTCGACCGTCCGATCGAGATCCAGGAACGGCCGAACGCGATACGGCTGGAACGGCCGCGCGGTGCGATCGCCTTCGAGGATGTCTGGTTCACCTACGTCACCGAGCGACCGGCTGGAGACGGGCTCGCCACGCTGGTACGCACCGAAGCGGCCGACAGCGACGACCGACCAGTCCGCTACTGGGCACTCGCCGACGTGTCCTTCCGCGTCGAGCCGGGAGAACTCGTGGCGCTCGTCGGACCGAGCGGAGCCGGCAAGACGACGGTCACCTATCTCCTGGCTCGCCTCTTCGATCCGACGCGGGGACGGATCACGCTCGACGGCTACGACCTCCGCGACCTCTCGCTCGAGACGCTCGCCCGCGCGATCGGGATGGTCACGCAGGAGCCGTACCTCTTCCACGACACGGTGGCCGCGAACCTGCGGTATGCGCGGCCGGATGCGTCCGATGCCGAGCTGGAAGCGGCCGCACGAGCAGCGCAGATCCACGACCGGATCCGCGAACTCCCGCAGGGATACCAGACGATCGTTGGAGAGCGGGGTTATCGCCTGTCCGGTGGCGAGAAGCAGCGCCTGGCCCTCGCCCGCTTGCTCCTCGCCGATCCACCGGTGCTGGTACTCGACGAAGCGACCTCGGCACTCGACTCCGAGTCCGAGCGGCTCGTCCAACACGCGCTCGCCACGCTGATGCGCGGGCGGACAACGCTCGTCATCGCGCACCGGCTGTCGACGATCCTGGCTGCCGACCGCATCCTCGTGCTGGATGGTGGACGCATCGTCGAACAGGGGACGCACGGCGAACTCCTGGCTCAGGGCGGCCTCTATGCACGGCTCTACCGGCTGCAGTTCGCGGTCGGTTCGGCAGCCTGA
- a CDS encoding WecB/TagA/CpsF family glycosyltransferase — MIDHGSTLATSLDGRVLVPLRTVRILGIPVHDVTLAEAVAWISAWCEPGESLRQVVTLNPEMVMAARRDPVFRTVIEQAALVTPDGVGMTLAARLRGTPLRARVTGVDLVEALAMTGRSLFLLGAAPGVAERAASVLEHRYGARIAGTWAGSPKPEDAAAALERIAAARPHILCVAYGAPAQECWIARYRAELAACGVRVALGVGGTFDYLAGVVPRPPAVVRRLGLEWLYRLIRQPWRWRRQLVLPLFAWLAIGEAIAVRLGPRT; from the coding sequence GTGATCGACCACGGAAGCACGTTGGCGACATCGCTCGACGGCCGAGTGTTGGTACCGTTGCGGACGGTCCGGATTCTCGGGATTCCGGTCCACGATGTGACGCTCGCGGAAGCCGTAGCCTGGATCAGTGCGTGGTGCGAGCCGGGGGAGTCGCTCCGCCAGGTCGTCACGCTCAACCCGGAAATGGTGATGGCTGCTCGGCGTGATCCGGTGTTCCGTACGGTCATCGAGCAAGCGGCACTCGTCACGCCGGACGGTGTCGGCATGACTCTGGCTGCGCGCTTGCGTGGCACACCACTGCGCGCTCGTGTCACCGGCGTCGATCTCGTGGAGGCGCTCGCCATGACCGGCCGCTCGCTCTTCTTGCTCGGTGCCGCCCCGGGCGTCGCCGAGCGCGCTGCATCCGTTCTCGAACACCGTTATGGAGCACGCATTGCCGGTACGTGGGCAGGCTCGCCAAAGCCGGAGGACGCTGCGGCGGCGCTCGAACGGATCGCGGCCGCTCGTCCCCACATCCTCTGCGTCGCCTACGGCGCGCCCGCGCAGGAATGCTGGATCGCTCGCTACCGTGCCGAACTGGCTGCGTGCGGCGTGCGTGTCGCGCTCGGTGTGGGCGGTACCTTCGACTATCTGGCCGGGGTCGTCCCGCGGCCGCCAGCGGTCGTCCGGCGCCTCGGGCTGGAATGGTTGTATCGTTTGATCCGCCAGCCCTGGCGCTGGCGACGGCAACTCGTGCTTCCGCTCTTCGCGTGGCTGGCGATCGGCGAAGCGATCGCTGTACGGCTCGGGCCGCGTACCTGA
- a CDS encoding DUF4352 domain-containing protein, whose translation MRRLMKILLIGAGGLLVLCVLVAVVTSRGGGGSSPTPTPAQAQRAATQAPAEATATAPAAVRATEASAPAAQPTTGAPAAQPAATPTLPWGTSKEDVHATLAEGQTAELVDGKDVYRLTLERIVDGAVSTNQFQRPKEGNRYLLFSIVIENAGTRAHLITAANFQLRTTAGFDYDPVFAPVGFEEGEAFSQEIGPGGKARGIVVFEIPEGEQPLFLKFDPNPITPAELYFDAPNALELVQSGAVGQAAPAQPEGTPGDKAGKSWGTSKNDRHVPLASGQSGAIADGKQVYRVTIQNIVDGATSSNMFVQPKEGQKFWLVQVRFENAGTSSIHLTGTEWALRTQDGFDYEPELVVTGFAEGELLSGEVGPGGKTQGIVVFQIPHDAQPLFLKFDPNPLTSAELYFDAQ comes from the coding sequence ATGCGGCGGCTGATGAAGATTCTGCTCATCGGGGCAGGCGGCCTGCTCGTGCTCTGCGTGCTCGTTGCGGTCGTCACGTCGAGGGGCGGTGGAGGGAGCAGCCCGACACCGACGCCCGCACAAGCACAGCGAGCAGCGACTCAGGCGCCGGCTGAGGCAACTGCGACTGCTCCTGCGGCGGTGCGAGCGACCGAAGCGTCTGCACCTGCGGCACAGCCGACGACGGGCGCGCCGGCAGCTCAACCAGCGGCGACGCCGACCCTCCCATGGGGCACGAGCAAGGAAGATGTCCACGCCACGCTCGCCGAGGGACAGACGGCTGAACTCGTCGATGGGAAGGACGTCTATCGCCTGACGCTCGAGCGGATCGTCGACGGGGCAGTCTCGACTAACCAGTTCCAGCGACCGAAGGAGGGTAATCGCTATCTCCTCTTCTCGATCGTCATCGAGAACGCCGGGACGCGAGCGCACCTGATCACGGCAGCGAACTTCCAGCTGCGCACGACTGCCGGCTTCGACTACGACCCGGTCTTCGCGCCGGTCGGTTTCGAGGAAGGAGAAGCCTTTTCCCAGGAGATCGGCCCCGGCGGGAAGGCCCGCGGGATCGTCGTCTTCGAGATTCCGGAGGGGGAACAACCGCTGTTCCTCAAGTTCGACCCCAACCCGATCACCCCGGCCGAGCTCTACTTCGATGCACCGAACGCGCTCGAACTCGTCCAGTCCGGTGCTGTCGGTCAGGCTGCCCCGGCACAACCGGAAGGGACACCGGGCGACAAGGCTGGCAAGAGCTGGGGAACGAGCAAGAACGACCGTCATGTCCCGCTCGCGTCGGGGCAGAGCGGTGCGATCGCTGACGGGAAGCAGGTCTACCGAGTGACGATCCAGAACATCGTCGACGGAGCGACCTCGAGCAATATGTTTGTCCAACCCAAGGAGGGGCAGAAGTTCTGGCTCGTCCAGGTGCGCTTCGAAAACGCGGGTACCAGCTCGATTCACCTCACCGGTACCGAGTGGGCGCTCCGTACCCAGGACGGGTTCGACTACGAGCCCGAACTCGTCGTCACCGGTTTCGCCGAGGGCGAGCTCTTGAGCGGCGAGGTCGGCCCGGGTGGTAAGACACAGGGAATCGTCGTTTTCCAGATCCCGCACGATGCCCAGCCGCTGTTCCTGAAGTTCGATCCGAATCCGCTGACGAGCGCGGAACTCTACTTCGACGCGCAGTGA
- a CDS encoding B-box zinc finger protein, with the protein MVTSLDERPCPRHPSISTRLRCSKCGTPICTRCMVETPVGYRCPQCAGLSGLGWSDVPTPLLLRATLAGLAVALVVGWLWSRIPDWQFYLALLLGFGVAEAMAWAARAQRGRALQTLGVLCVAVGLLVSRLLLLAEAGSTPGDLVRIFSDARLWTLVQVRPIPDLLFAVLALAIPFVRFRVTR; encoded by the coding sequence GTGGTCACCTCGCTCGACGAGCGTCCCTGTCCGCGTCACCCGTCCATCAGCACGCGACTGCGGTGCAGCAAGTGCGGGACGCCGATCTGCACGCGTTGCATGGTCGAGACGCCGGTCGGCTACCGCTGCCCGCAGTGCGCCGGTCTTTCCGGTCTGGGCTGGAGCGACGTGCCGACGCCGTTGCTCCTCCGTGCCACACTCGCTGGCCTCGCTGTCGCGCTCGTGGTCGGGTGGCTCTGGAGCCGCATTCCCGACTGGCAGTTCTATCTCGCCTTGCTGCTCGGCTTCGGTGTCGCCGAAGCGATGGCCTGGGCTGCGCGGGCCCAGCGTGGCCGTGCCCTCCAGACGCTCGGTGTCCTGTGCGTCGCGGTCGGGCTGCTGGTCTCGCGTCTCCTCCTGCTCGCAGAAGCTGGGTCGACGCCGGGTGATCTCGTACGTATCTTCTCGGATGCTCGCCTGTGGACGCTCGTTCAGGTCCGTCCGATCCCGGACCTCCTGTTCGCCGTGCTCGCGCTCGCGATTCCGTTCGTTCGCTTCCGGGTGACACGATGA
- a CDS encoding bifunctional heptose 7-phosphate kinase/heptose 1-phosphate adenyltransferase gives MTVRRTRLLDLLSRIPTKRFLVVGDLYLDRYVFGEPARISREAPVLVLEERRIEHRPGGGAAPGLALAALGASVEQLGVIGDDTEGTLLRQLLGERGVDVSGIVVDVTRPTTVKTRVVAVGPYNVLPQQIVRVDRQVRDALAPELEGALAREVTSRAGRVDALLLSDYQSGVLTPRLVSTALASGRLTVVDSQGRLDAFRSATVIKCNRAEAERFLGSSLATPDERATMLAHLYRALDCALLVVTLGGEGAALVSAEGYREFPPPAVRNVFDVTGAGDTVLALLAAALAGGATPDEALTLAQLAAGIVIGKFGNAQATREELLAAIEEHLSGVS, from the coding sequence ATGACGGTTCGCCGGACGCGCCTGCTCGACCTCCTGTCGCGGATTCCGACCAAGCGTTTCCTGGTCGTCGGTGACCTCTATCTCGATCGCTATGTCTTCGGTGAGCCGGCACGGATCTCGCGCGAGGCTCCCGTCCTCGTGCTCGAGGAACGGCGGATCGAGCACCGGCCGGGTGGTGGTGCAGCGCCCGGGCTCGCTCTGGCTGCACTCGGTGCGTCTGTCGAGCAGCTCGGTGTGATCGGTGACGACACCGAGGGCACGCTCCTCCGGCAGCTTCTCGGCGAGCGCGGTGTCGACGTCTCCGGCATCGTCGTCGATGTGACTCGACCGACGACCGTCAAGACACGCGTGGTCGCTGTCGGCCCCTACAATGTCCTTCCGCAACAGATCGTTCGGGTCGATCGGCAGGTCCGCGACGCGCTCGCACCGGAGCTCGAAGGAGCGCTCGCTCGCGAAGTGACCTCCCGGGCTGGTCGCGTCGATGCGCTCCTCCTCTCCGACTACCAGAGCGGTGTGCTGACGCCGCGTCTCGTCTCGACCGCTCTGGCCAGCGGACGGCTCACCGTGGTCGATTCGCAAGGGCGTCTCGATGCGTTCCGCAGCGCGACCGTGATCAAGTGCAACCGGGCCGAAGCGGAGCGCTTCCTCGGGAGTTCGCTGGCGACACCGGACGAGCGCGCGACAATGCTGGCGCACCTGTACCGTGCACTCGACTGTGCGCTCCTCGTGGTCACGCTCGGCGGGGAGGGTGCAGCCTTGGTGAGCGCCGAAGGCTACCGCGAATTTCCGCCACCGGCCGTGCGGAACGTCTTCGATGTGACGGGCGCAGGCGATACCGTGCTGGCGCTGCTCGCTGCTGCACTGGCAGGCGGTGCGACGCCGGACGAGGCGCTCACGCTGGCTCAGCTCGCTGCTGGCATCGTCATCGGGAAGTTCGGCAATGCCCAAGCGACACGAGAGGAACTCCTGGCTGCGATCGAGGAGCACCTGAGCGGAGTGTCATGA
- a CDS encoding dolichyl-phosphate beta-glucosyltransferase, producing MGVELSVIVPAFNEERRLPGTLAAAYAYLTARDWRWELLVADDGSDDRTPEIVREWSERDARIRLLRLPHRGKAAAVRSGILAASGAYVVFTDADLSTPIDYLEPALRLLREGWDIVIGSREGALARRIGEPWYRHAMGRIYNRLVQWLLLPGIDDTQCGFKGFRRDVALDLFGRMLLYRNGQRPVRGPRVTGFDVEVLYIARRRGYRIAILPVTWRHVEGSKVRPLVDGLLMLRDVVTVRLNAWRGAYDGDLLPLEERLPGD from the coding sequence ATGGGCGTCGAGTTGAGCGTGATCGTCCCGGCCTTCAATGAGGAACGGCGATTGCCGGGAACCCTCGCTGCTGCCTACGCCTATCTCACGGCCCGAGACTGGCGATGGGAGTTGCTCGTCGCCGATGACGGGAGCGATGACCGGACACCGGAGATCGTGCGCGAGTGGAGCGAGCGCGACGCGCGGATCCGCCTGCTCCGTCTTCCGCATCGCGGCAAGGCAGCTGCCGTGCGCAGCGGTATCCTCGCCGCTTCTGGCGCATACGTCGTGTTCACCGACGCCGATCTTTCGACACCGATCGACTATCTCGAGCCGGCCCTCCGCTTGCTCCGCGAGGGCTGGGACATCGTGATCGGCTCCCGCGAGGGTGCGCTGGCACGTCGGATCGGTGAACCGTGGTATCGCCACGCGATGGGTCGCATCTACAACCGCCTCGTCCAGTGGCTGCTCTTACCCGGAATCGACGATACGCAGTGCGGCTTCAAGGGTTTCCGGCGCGACGTCGCGCTCGACCTGTTCGGTCGCATGCTCTTGTACCGCAATGGCCAGCGCCCCGTACGCGGCCCTCGCGTGACCGGATTCGACGTCGAAGTCCTCTACATCGCGCGTCGCCGTGGGTACCGCATCGCGATCCTTCCGGTCACCTGGCGGCATGTCGAGGGCTCCAAAGTCCGCCCACTCGTCGATGGGCTGCTCATGCTGCGCGATGTGGTGACCGTGCGGCTCAACGCCTGGCGTGGGGCCTACGACGGTGACCTGCTCCCTCTCGAGGAGCGGCTTCCCGGCGATTGA